A stretch of Lactuca sativa cultivar Salinas chromosome 6, Lsat_Salinas_v11, whole genome shotgun sequence DNA encodes these proteins:
- the LOC128126817 gene encoding peptidyl-prolyl cis-trans isomerase CYP71-like yields the protein MGIIEYWDPATLQFPESGVNFKLISDTDLFAIVKSKTVVSAIEVSPVGKQFAITSPDRRIRIFWYRTGKLRRVYDESLENAQDLQRSDVPLYRLEAIDFGRRMAVEREIEKTENVPQPNALFDESSNFIIYPSLLGIKIVNLHTNKVSRILGKVENNDRFLRIALYQGDQSSKKVRKIPAAAVNVNESKDPMTDPTLLCCAFKKHRIYLFSRREPEERDDATKGRDVFNEKPPPDELMAASDIGKSVTTSLPENVVWAIADSRRQGFLGFKEFITTMQLISMAQVGHTLSSDLLNSDVDYENLKPPVMDSLDVLLAKKKRPKSDP from the exons ATGGGGATTATCGAATATTGGGATCCTGCTACACTTCAGTTCCCTGAAAGTGG GGTTAATTTCAAGTTGATAAGTGATACTGATTTGTTTGCGATTGTCAAAAGTAAAACTGTTGTTTCTGCTATTGAG GTAAGTCCAGTTGGCAAACAATTTGCAATCACATCACCAGATCGAAGAATACGTATATTTTGGTATAGAACTGGTAAACTAAGACGTGTCTATGATGAATCACTTGAG aatgctcaagatcttcaaagaagCGATGTTCCTTTGTATCGATTAGAAGCTATTGATTTTGGGAGAAGAATGGCAGTTGAAAGAGAAATTGAAAAAACAGAAAATGTCCCACAGCCAAATGCACTATTTGATGAAAGCTCTAATTTCATTATTTATCCATCTCTCCTTGGTATTAAA ATTGTAAATCTGCACACAAACAAAGTTTCCAGAATATTAGGGAAGGTGGAAAATAATGACAGGTTTTTAAGAATTGCTTTGTATCAAGGTGATCAAAGCAGTAAAAAAGTGCGAAAAATTCCTGCTGCTGCTGTAAATGTGAATGAAAGCAAAGATCCCATGACAGATCCTACTTTGTTATGCTGTGCTTTTAAGAAACACAGAATCTATTTGttcag ccGAAGAGAACCAGAGGAACGTGATGATGCAACCAAGGGTAGGGATGTCTTTAATGAAAAGCCTCCTCCTGATGAACTTATGGCTGCATCAGATATTGGAAAGTCTGTTACAACATCTCTTCCAGAAAATGTG GTATGGGCAATTGCAGATTCTAGACGACAAGGCTTTCTTGGCTTCAAAGAGTTTATTACTACAATGCAG TTGATTTCTATGGCACAAGTAGGACACACATTAAGTAGCGACCTCTTAAATTCTGATG TTGATTATGAAAATTTGAAACCACCTGTTATGGATAGTCTGGATGTCTTACTAGCT AAGAAAAAGCGTCCAAAAAGTGATCCTTAA